Genomic DNA from Halomonas sp. BDJS001:
GCTCAATCAGGTGGCGAATTTCTTTAGCAGAGTCAGCGCTGCGCGTCGCTAGTGAACGTACTTCACTGGCCACCACGGCAAAGCCACGGCCTTGCTCACCGGCCCGAGCGGCTTCAACGGATGCATTGAGTGCTAAGATATTGGTTTGGAAGGCAATGGAGTCGATAACGCCGATAATATTGTTGACTTGGCTGGCACTGGCGGCAATCTCGCGCATGAGTTGCACCGTGCGCTCCACCTCTTCGCCTCCTGACTCCGCCGATTGTGACGCCGCGACCGAAAGCTGATCCGCCTCTTGAGCTGTTTCAGCGTTTTTACTGACTGTCGTCGACATCTCTTCCATGCTTGAGGCCGTTTGCTGGAGAGCCGAGGCTTGCTGTTCAGTTCGTGAAGAGAGATCCTGGCTTCCTACAGAGATATCACCTGCCCCGCTGAACACCCGCTCGCTACTGCCTCTCAACGCCATCACCAGTTGTTTTAACTTCTCCTGCATAGCCGAGAGACCACTATACAACTGACCAATTTCGTTGCGCCCACGATCCTCAATCCGGTCAGTTAGATCGCCGTCGGCAATCCTCGCAAAGTGTTCACTGGCACGTCTAAGGGGTCTCACAACGCTACGCATCATTGCCCACCGAATCACCACCACCGCCACGAGTGAAATCACTAAAAGGGTAATGGCAATGCCACCAATAGTCGTTGCCAAGCGATTGAGCCGTTGAAGGACGCTGGCGCCGCGCTCCTCTGTATAAGAGATAAAACCACTCATGGCCAGATCCAGTTCGGCGCTTAATGCCCCCAGCTCCTCTTGCCTGCGTTGAATTTGAAAAGGCGCGGCCTCGAGCAGTGGCGAAATACCCTCCGTCACAAAAGCATCATAAGCGCTGATAATCGCATCACGGTGGGATGCCAGCGCGCCGTCGGGATTGATTGGCACAGCACGAAACTCATCAAAACGCTCCTCTGCCTCAGCTACCGCTTCTGTGGCCATGGCAAGGCTTTCCTGCCCTTTTTCCGGATTACCCTGGGTACTGAAACTTGCCGAACGGTCTAAAAATGTTTGCGCTCTAAGTGCGTGTACCTGGGTGCGGTTGGCTAAGTTAACGAGCCGGACGTTGGTGGCAGCCAATTCTTCAAGCGCCTGCGAGCTACTATGACTGGAGTAAAATCCAAGGCCACTGATCAAGCCAATCATAAGCACCAGTAGGGCTAACGCAGCAGTCAGGCTCCATTTGATAGAGAGGTGCTTCATTCGGTTTATTCCTTAATATTTATAGTTTATTCAACATCATATCGGCCAATATAAAATAATCTAAAATGCTATAGGGTGAATTTAGATCCCGTCCTAACATGGCCTTTACAACACCATGGCAACCCTTTGGCGGTTGGCAGATTGAGCCACGTCTACCTGAAGCCAAGCCCCTGCCATACACTCCAAGCGAGGAGCCTCGACCACCCCCTGTAAGCGTGCCCGCGATAGCAGCGTGGCCTTGGTATTGGCTTTAAGCGTACCCACCATATGCCCGTCAATATCGACACAACTCCCCTCAATATAAGACGCTACGTGGCCAGAGGCGGTCACAGAGACAGGGTGATTTGGCGCTATGAGCGTACCCTCTAAGCGGCCTTTAATAAGTACCGGCTCATCAGCGATCACTTTGCCTAGAATGTGGGTGGCTGACCCAATGCGGCTGCCACTCGTTATACCCTCTATGTTGGGAGTCGACACAGTAGAGGCATTTGCTTGGGGTGGTGAGATCGGTTCAGCGGGTTGATTGGAGATGGGCGCAGCCTCCACTGCCTGTTTTTTTGCGTTATACCAGCCGCACTTGAGGAGCGCTGCTTTAGCTTACGTCGCTTGCCATCCCATACGATCAGCGTCATTACGCCAACGCCCAGCACAATAAACCATACTTGAATGCCCATACCCTTCCTGCCGCTTTAGATGTAGTTGCCCCAGCTAACGTTATACTCGTTCTGTTATATTGCGGCGGCGTGAATAAGCCCATTCACTTGGCTTAACTCCAGGCTTTAAGACGTCTCCAAGCCGATTAAGGTATTTAATGCTCATTACCATGTACCCCAAAGGCGCTCTGGCGTCGTTCACTAGGAGTCACCCTATGTTTAACAAAGCCAAGAATGCCCCGCCTGAAAACAAGGCCGCGACGCCAATAGCACCTGATACGCGCTCATCAGCAATGCCCAGCACCGCGACCAGCAGTGCGCGTCCAAGCCTCTCCGTAATTGGGGGACATACACAAGTGGAGGGGGATATTAATAGCGATGAAGATTTGACGGTAGAGGGGCGCGTCAGCGGCGTTATCACTTGTAAACAGCATACCGTTACCCTAGGTGTCAATGGGTATATCAATGGCGATGTATTCGCCCACACCCTACATGTATCCGGTGAAGTCATTGGCAACTTAGTGGTATTGCACCGCGCGACGATCCACAAAGGTGCCCAGGTTTCAGGCACCATTGTTGCTCCTTGTCTGGTATTGGAAGATGGCAGTGTTTTCCATGGCAGCATCGATATGGATCCCGACAACGAAATGCTGAAAAGTGCCTTTAACGACGCCACTGAAAGCACAACCAAAACGGCTGCACTGAACAGCGCCTCAGGCGCTAACGCGCCCAAGACAACCGCCGATAAACGTGCACCCCTTAGTGCCGACCCAGCGGAGCAAGAGACAGCGGAAGTAAAAGCAAACGATTAAAGCGTTGCCAGCAGCATCAATGGCGCTGAGCGCACACCGGACAAGCGGGATCACGGGGTACTTGAAAATGCCGCCACTGCCCGCTTAAGCCATCAAAGGTGGAGAGCCCCTGATGGGCAGAACCTGCACCACTCAGCAGCTTGAAGGCTTCTACCGCCTGAAAGCAGCCGATTAAGCCCACCAGTGGCGCCATTACCCCACTTTCTGCACAGCTAAGCGCTTCGTCTCCGCTGTCATCGGGTGGATAGAGGCAGGCGTAGCAGGGGCAAGTTACGTCGCGGGGATCAAATACCGCCAGTTGGCCTGTAAAGCGAATCGCTGCCCCAGACACCAACGGTACTCCGGTCTTTTGTGAGGCGGCATTCACCGCATAGCGACTTGAGAAACGATCAGTACAGTCGAGCACCACATCCGCCGAAGCGACTAAGCGCTCCAGCGGCTCGCCCGCCACATGCTGATCTAATGCAATCACGTGGCAGTGAGGATTGAGTGCCTGCATGCTGGCCTGGGCAGAGTGCGCTTTATTCAAACCAATACTGGCGTGCTGGTGGGCAATTTGACGTTGAAGATTGGAAAGCTCGACGTGATCGGCATCAGCGATGGTAATGCGCCCTACCCCCGCGGCAGCTAAATAGAGCGCTGCCGGAGAGCCCAAGCCACCAGCCCCAATAATCACTGCATGAGCAGACTGCAGGCGCTCCTGCCCCTCGATATCCACTTCGGGCAGCATGATTTGGCGGCTATAGCGCAGCAGCGCCTGGTCATCCATCATCGGCTTACTTATCCTCAAATTCCTCGAAGGCGGGGATGTGTAAATTGAAGCTCTCTTTTACCTCTTCCATCACCACGTAGCTTTTTGACTCTTTTACGCCCGGTAGCGTTAACACCACATCGCCTAATAGTTGACGGTAAGCAGCCATTTCGGGAATGCGGCACTTCAAGATGTAGTCGAACTGCCCCGAGACGAGGTGGCACTCCTGAATCTGCGGCAGCTTCTCGACAGCACGGCGAAACTCATCAAAGACCGCTGGCGACTGCGTTTCCAAGCTGATCTCGACAAAGACTAATAAATTGGCCTTCAGAGCCCGCGGATCAAGGATGGCTTGGTAACCACGAATAATCCCTGCTTTCTCCAAACGCTTAACGCGCTCAAGGCAAGGGGTTGTGGATAAGCCCACTTCAGCAGCTAAATCAACGTATGAAATACGCGCATTCTCCTGCAAACAGCGCAGGATTTTAAGGTCGATACGGTCCAGCGTTCTATTTTTTGGCTTCATGGCAGGATCCAATACTGATGAATCAGGCAGTTATTAAAGGTGACCCAGGGTAACCCGTTCATGCCCCCCCAGGTCACGAACACTTTCAACGTTTTGGTAACCTGCGTCTTTGAGCGCCCCACGCACCTTGTCAGCCTGGCTGTAACCATGTTCAAGCAGTAGCCAGCCTGAAGCCGCTAAATAACGCTGCGCCGAGCTCACCAAATGTAGCAAGTCCGCCATCCCACTGGCACCAGCAACAAGCGCTGAGCGAGGCTCAAAACGCACATCGCCTTCACCTAAATGAGGGTCATCTGCGGCGATATAGGGGGGGTTACTAACGATAATATCGAAACGCTCCCCCTCTTCCACATGGTTTCCCAAGGCGGCAAACCAGTCGCTCTGTAAGAATTTGGCGTTGGCAATCCCCAGCGCTTGTGCGTTACGGGTTGCCAATGCGACCGCTTCAAAGCGCAGATCCACACCCAATACTTGCCAGTCGGGCTGCTCGCTGGCGAATGCCAGGGCAATGGCGCCAGTGCCCGTACCAAGATCGAGCATGCGGCCTGTGGGCTGGCTCACACAGCCTAACGCAAGCTCTACCAGGGTTTCGGTATCGGGCCGAGGTATCAGAGTGTCAGGCGACGTCGCTAGGCGCAGCCCCCAAAATTCGCGTTCGCCGGTGAGGTAGGCAACCGGCGTACCTTGAGCACGGGCAGCCACTAGCGCATCAAAGCGGGCCTGTTCCCAGAGGGAGCATGTTTTATCGCCCCAGGTGTAGAGCCAAGTGCGGTCACGCCCAAGCACGTGGCATAACAACACTTCAGCATCAATACGTGGCGAGCTGGAACCCGCTCTCTGCAAGCGCTGGGCGGCCTGTTTAAGCAGCGCATCAAGGGACATCAGACGTCCTGAAGGGCCGAGAGTTGCTCTGCCTGATACTCATGAATCAGCGGGCTAATCACATCATCCAACTGCTCACCGCTAACCACTTCATTGAGTTTATAAAGCGTCAAATTTATACGGTGATCGGTAATCCGTCCCTGGGGGAAATTATAGGTGCGAATGCGCTCACTACGATCCCCGGAGCCCACTAGTGAACGGCGAGCATCCGCCTGCGTCTGACGCTGGCTATCGACGGCGTTACGCTTTAACTTAGCGGCCAACAGCGACATCGCTTTAGCACGGTTTTTATGCTGACTGCGCTCTTCCTGACACTCCACTACTACACCGGTGGGCAGGTGGGTAATGCGGATTGCAGAGTCGGTGGTGTTAACGTGCTGACCGCCAGCGCCGCTGGAGCGGTAAGTATCAACACGCAGATCCGCAGGATTAATATCGATATCGCCCACGTCATCCACTTCAGGCATTACCGCAACGGTGCAGGCAGAAGTATGAATGCGGCCCTGAGATTCGGTCGCCGGTACCCGCTGCACACGATGAGCGCCGGATTCAAATTTTAGCTGGGCGTACACACCCTCGCCTTTCACCCGTGAAATAATCTCTTTGTAGCCTCCCTGCTCCCCGTGGCTTGCACTCACCACCTCGACCCGCCAACCGCGTTTTTCCGCATAGCGTGAGTACATGCGAAACAGATCACCGGCAAAAATAGCCGCCTCGTCACCGCCCGTGCCCGCACGCACTTCCAGAAACACCCCACGGCCATCGTCGGGGTCTTTCGGTACCAGTAAGCGCTTCAATTCGAGATCCAGCTCGGCTAAGCGTTCACGCCCTTCGCTTAACTCCATCTCCGCCAACTCGCGCATGTCAGCGTCGCTATCACGGCTTAGCTGCTCGGCTTCGTGCATATTGGTTTCGATCTCACGGTAGCGCTGCCAGGCAGCCACCAGCTCCTCTAACTCAGCGTATTCACGAGAGTAGTCGCGAAAGCGCTGCTGGTTATTGATCACTTCGGGATCCGATAGCAGCATCGCCAGCTCTTCAAAGCGTTCGGTGAAGCTGTCTAAGCGTTGGCGTAGCGTCTCTTTCATGCGGGCGTATCATCCTTCTGGCGGTTAACCGTGGGCGCAGGCGTGGTCTCGAATGCAGGTTTTATAGGCAACAGCAGGCGTGGAGCGGCATTCAGCAAGTCGTGCTGCTCTTCAGACGCCGCATCCCGTATCGCCTGGGTAGGCTGGTGGAGCAAACGGTTGGTCAGTTGGTGGGCCAAGCGTTCAATGACCTTAGCAGGGTCTTCACCCCGCGCCAGCCGTTCCAGCGCTTGGTCGCGGGAAAGATCTCGCAGCGCTTCGCCATGCTGGCGGTAGTCGCGAATCAGATCACCGCCACTACGAATACGCCGCTCGTGCTGCCAACTCCCCACCCCGTGTTCAATCAACGACTCGGCCTGATCAGCAGCCACCTGTCGGTGGCGACGATTTTCCTGGATTACCTCCTCCAAATCGTCCACGGTATAGAGAAACACATCGGCCAATTCGCCCACTTCGGGCTCAATATCCCGAGGCACCGCGATGTCGACCATAAATACCGGACGATGGCGGCGTTTTTTAAGTGCGCGCTCCACCATGCCTTTGCCAAGTATGGGTAAAGGTGAGGCGGTGGAAGAGATCACAATATCGGCGTGTTCAAGGGCGTCAGGAATCTCTTGCAGGGTAATCGCCGTTCCCTCTAAGGGGCCTGCCACCAGTTCAGCCCGTTCACGAGTTCGGTTGGCGACAGTAAGCTGGCGAACGCCCGCTTCGTGCAAATGGCGAGCGACCAATTCGATGGTTTCACCGGCGCCAATGAGCAACGCCCGTGAACGGCTAAAATCATCAAAAATGCGGCTGGCCATACTGACCGCAGCGTAGGCCACTGAAACAGGGTTTTTACCGATCCCTGTTTCGGTACGCACTTGCTTGGCTACCGCAAAGGTGTGTTGGAACAGACGTTCAAGCTCGCCGCCCAACCCCTTGGATTGACGCGCCTGCTGATAGGCATCTTTCAACTGGCCCAGTATCTGCGGTTCGCCCAGCACCATAGAATCCAGGCCAACCGCTACGCGCATTAAATGGCGCGCTGCATCGTTGTCCAAATAGTGGTAGGCACAGCGCGTCAGCTCATCGACGCGTAAGTTATGAAAGCGTCCGAGCCAATTGAGTACTGCCTGTTCGCCAGCCGCATCCGTGACACAGTAAAGTTCCGTGCGGTTGCAGGTAGAGAGCACCGCCGCTTCACTAACTTGTGGCAGGTCGCGCAACTCTGCCAACGCCGTTTCAAGCTGCGTTGGCGTAAAAGCCACCTGCTCACGCACGGCCACGCTGGCGGTACGATGATTTATTCCCAGGGCAAGAAGCGTCATGCGTTATGCGTCTTCGCTAGTGTGTCGGACTTTTGTCAGCCGCTCTTGAGATAAGCAGCTGCGCCATCGGTTACGGCTTGCTAAAACAAGTCTTTTGCGTGGTTCAAGCGCTGCCTACAATAATCTGTCATAAGTAGGCATAAAGTTTGCTGACCACTTTTTCAAGGAGGAACATTCTATCACAGCAGGCTATCATCTGGCCCACACCACTTTGCCGCAGGCAGGCAAGCCGCTATGCTGGGCATTCGGCCACTTAATCGAGAGACGCATGCGACCTCGCTTTTCATTATCGGGCCCTGTATTAATGGGCTCCACCTGTTCGGGCTTCTCATTAGTGAGCGCTATGTTACGGCATTCAATACTATTACCCGCGGCTGCCTCTGCGGCTCTACTGCTGAGTGGCTGCCAATCAACACCCAGCCCACAGGATGGCCCTCTCGGCACCTGGGGCGAGGATCCGATGCACAATGCGCCGCCGATCACTCGGGGGCTTGATGCTAGTGGACTCAGCACGCTACTCGGCGCCGAGCTTGCGGGCCAGCGTGGCGACTATCGCTACGCAAGCCAGGGCTACCTGGAAGCGGCTAAGCGCTACCGCGAGCCAGCGCTGGCTGAACGTGCCACCTTTGCGGCGCGCTTTGGCGATGAAGCCTCATTAATAGAGGCTTCTGCACTACGCTGGCGAGAGCTTGACCCTGAGGCAGAAGCGCCTAATCGTTTGCTGGCGGCCTTCTCACTCCAGCGTGGCGATTGGTTAGACAGCCTCGAACAGCGCCTGGATATCGTCGAAGCGGGCGGCCACGGCGATATCACCGCCTTTGCCGAGATTGCCGCGGCAGAAGAGGAGGCGCCATTGAGGTTAATTGCCCAGCAGTTGCAGGAGCATTTAGCTCGCCCTAACGCTGACCAGTTGCCACACCACAGCGATGTGCTGCTGGGCACGGCTTTGATCGAGGCTACCCTTGGCGACACCGCACCGGCGCAGCGGCGTCTTGATCAAGTCGAAGTACTCGACCCAGAATCCGCTGCGTTATGGTTAGTGAAAGCACGCTTGGCACTGGAAGTTGAGGACTACCCCACTGCTCAGCGCGCTGCCCAGCAGGGCCTGGAGCTTGCGCCTGACGATGTGCGCTTCATTCTGTTGCTGGCTCAGGCGGAAATTCGTCTTAACAATATTAGTGCCGCGGAAGTGCAGACTAACGCCCTACTGGAAAGCCATGGCGGTAATGAGGATCTACGCTTATCGCTAGCCCAACTCTATCTTGAGGAAGGCCACCCCGAACCCGCGCAACGCTTGTTGCAGCCGCTTATCGGCCAGCCACAGGTGCCGGATTTAGCTTATTACTTACTTGGCGCGATCACTCAAGCGCAAGACGATATCGATAATGCGCTGCTTTATTACCGCCAAGTTAGCGAGGGCAGTGAATTTTTACCTGCTCGCGCGGCGGCAGCGCAGATGCTGATTGAGGAGGATCGCCTACTGGATGCTCGTGCCTTCCTGCGTATTGAGCGAATGCGTTTCGATAACTACTTCTCTGAGCTGGTGATGCTTGAAGTGCAGTTGCTGGACGAGATAAATCAGCCTGCGGATGCCGATGCGCTATTAGACCGCGAGATTAGCCGTACGCCTGATGATGCATCGCTACTTTATATGCGTTCTATGCGACGCTGGGAAGCAGGCAATATTTCGGGCATGGAGCAGGATTTACGTCAGATACTGCGCACCGACCCAAACAATGCCGAAGCGCTCAATGCCCTTGGCTACACCCTGGCTGACCTTAACTTGCCTGGACGTTTACAGGAAGCCTTTGAGCTGATTGAGCGCGCCTACGAGGCCGACCCGAACAACCCTGCGGTACTCGACAGCATGGGCTGGGTCTACTTCCGTCTCGGGGAGCCTGAAGAAGCGTTACCCTGGCTTGAAAGTGCCTACACGCAGCTACCTGATCAAGAAGTTGCCGCACATTTAGCCGAAGTACTCAAAGCGTTGGGGCGTGATGACGAGGCGCGCCAACTGATCCAGCAAATCATGCAGCGAACGAACCAGCATCCGCTGATCGACGAGCTGCTTGAACGCTACCCTGAACTAACGCCGCCAGAGACACCCTAACTCTGCGAACCACACTTTTTAAGCGTATTACGCCGTAACTACCTAACACGGAGCCTGTTTATGTTGACACTGACGTCCCCTTCCCGCCGCTGGCCAATGACACGACACTCTTCGCGCCTCTGGTTTGCCGGTTTTACGCTACTCTTACTCGCCGGGTGTGCTTCCCAGGCGCCTATGGATGAAGGCGGCCGCCAGGCAGGCCAGTGGGAACGCCAGCAAGCTGAGGTAGAGGCGTTCGACACCTGGACACTGGTCGGCAAAGCCGGATTGCGTACACCAGAAGAGAATGTCAGCACCAACCTGGATTGGAATCAAACCCCCCACTATTTCCGTATGCTGATCAGCGGCCCCTTTGGCGGCGGGCGCAACGTGCTCGAAGGTCGCGAGGGACGTTTCTCGCTCTCCAATAGCGACGGCCGCTTTGAGGCAGAAACCCCAGAAGCACTAATGGAAGAGCAGTTGGGTTGGTCGCTACCCGTCACCGCCATGCCCAACTGGGTACGCGGATTGCCCGGTGACCCGGATAGCGACAACGCCAGCAGCTATCAGCTAGAAACCGACGAACTGGGCTTCCCAAGCCACCTTGCACAGGACGGTTGGGAAATTGACTACCGCGACTGGGAAAAAGTCGACGACCTGTGGCTACCCCGTCGCATGGTCATGCATTACGATGATGTGCGGATTACGCTGGTCGTTAATCAGTGGCAAGCCAGCGAGTAAAGGTAGGCTTTTACATGAACGCGCCGTTAACGCTCCCGGCTCCGGCCAAGCTGAACCGCATGCTGCATATCGTGGGCCGTCGTGATGACGGTTACCACTTACTGCAAACGCTTTTTCAGTTTATCGATCTATGCGATCAGCTTACGCTAACTCCCCGCAGTGACGGGGAGATCCACTTGATCAGTGAGGTGAGCGGCGTTAGCCACGATGACAATTTGGTCGTGCGCGCAGCACGGTTATTGCAAACCCATAGCGGCACACCATTAGGGGCTACGCTTAAGATTGAAAAGCAACTGCCCATGGGCGGCGGTCTCGGGGGCGGCAGCTCCAACGCAGCCACCGCGTTAGTGGGGCTTAACCACCTTTGGCAGCTCAACCTATCGCTTGTAGAATTAGCCCGCCTCGGGCTTCGTCTTGGGGCTGACGTGCCGGTCTTTGTCCACGGCCATAGCGCCTGGGCCGAAGGGGTCGGCGAACAACTCACTAAGGTCATGCTTGATACTCCCTGGTTTGTGGTTATTCACCCCAGAATAAGTGTCTCCACCCCCAGCGTCTTCCAAGACCCGCAATTGACACGTGACAGCCGCCCCATTACTATGGCGCGCGCACTGCAGGGGGGAGCGCCGGAGTGGCGCAACGACTGTGAAGCCGTGGTAAAGGAACGCTATCCGCCAATTGCGGAAGCCTTTCACTGGCTCGCACAGCACGCACCCAGCCGGTTGACCGGCACGGGCGCTTGTTTATTTGCTACTTTTGAAACACAGCAAACAGCACAGGCAACCGCGCAATTAGCGGAACAATACTGGCCGACATGGGTTGCACGCGGACTCAACACCTCTCCTCTACATGCTGCACTGGGCTATTTTTAGTAAAAGCCCGCTCTGGGCTTTTAGTAAGAGCCCGCTCTGGGCAGTTGAAAGCGCCCGGCTAACGAAGGGCCATTGTTGGGGTATCGCCAAGTGGTAAGGCACCGGTTTTTGGTATCGGCATTCCCAGGTTCGAATCCTGGTACCCCAGCCAATTTCATTTTATATATGGCCTAAGTATGATCTGCGTTTTCTCCCCTGATCCCCAACACTGCAAAGGTGGCTGCGCGTGTCAAAATTGATGGTTTTCGCCGGGAATGCCAATCCCGCACTCGCTCAAAAAATTGCCGAGAGCTTAGACAGCCGTATGGGTAACGCCACGGTGGGTCAATTCAGCGACGGCGAAATCGCAGTCGAGATCAATGAGAACGTGCGCGGTAAGGATGTTTTCATC
This window encodes:
- a CDS encoding methyl-accepting chemotaxis protein, coding for MKHLSIKWSLTAALALLVLMIGLISGLGFYSSHSSSQALEELAATNVRLVNLANRTQVHALRAQTFLDRSASFSTQGNPEKGQESLAMATEAVAEAEERFDEFRAVPINPDGALASHRDAIISAYDAFVTEGISPLLEAAPFQIQRRQEELGALSAELDLAMSGFISYTEERGASVLQRLNRLATTIGGIAITLLVISLVAVVVIRWAMMRSVVRPLRRASEHFARIADGDLTDRIEDRGRNEIGQLYSGLSAMQEKLKQLVMALRGSSERVFSGAGDISVGSQDLSSRTEQQASALQQTASSMEEMSTTVSKNAETAQEADQLSVAASQSAESGGEEVERTVQLMREIAASASQVNNIIGVIDSIAFQTNILALNASVEAARAGEQGRGFAVVASEVRSLATRSADSAKEIRHLIEQTTTKINGGAEQAERSGQTIHQTVDAIRQVTTLMGEISTATREQNSGIEQINAALTEMDSVTQQNAALVQQTSMAASSLEGQARELADLMATFRIDENTASAVAMTHKGASQQQQVGGRSDLAPRPHVTQSKKEAADEWDEF
- a CDS encoding bactofilin family protein yields the protein MSTPNIEGITSGSRIGSATHILGKVIADEPVLIKGRLEGTLIAPNHPVSVTASGHVASYIEGSCVDIDGHMVGTLKANTKATLLSRARLQGVVEAPRLECMAGAWLQVDVAQSANRQRVAMVL
- the prfA gene encoding peptide chain release factor 1; this encodes MKETLRQRLDSFTERFEELAMLLSDPEVINNQQRFRDYSREYAELEELVAAWQRYREIETNMHEAEQLSRDSDADMRELAEMELSEGRERLAELDLELKRLLVPKDPDDGRGVFLEVRAGTGGDEAAIFAGDLFRMYSRYAEKRGWRVEVVSASHGEQGGYKEIISRVKGEGVYAQLKFESGAHRVQRVPATESQGRIHTSACTVAVMPEVDDVGDIDINPADLRVDTYRSSGAGGQHVNTTDSAIRITHLPTGVVVECQEERSQHKNRAKAMSLLAAKLKRNAVDSQRQTQADARRSLVGSGDRSERIRTYNFPQGRITDHRINLTLYKLNEVVSGEQLDDVISPLIHEYQAEQLSALQDV
- the ispE gene encoding 4-(cytidine 5'-diphospho)-2-C-methyl-D-erythritol kinase, which codes for MNAPLTLPAPAKLNRMLHIVGRRDDGYHLLQTLFQFIDLCDQLTLTPRSDGEIHLISEVSGVSHDDNLVVRAARLLQTHSGTPLGATLKIEKQLPMGGGLGGGSSNAATALVGLNHLWQLNLSLVELARLGLRLGADVPVFVHGHSAWAEGVGEQLTKVMLDTPWFVVIHPRISVSTPSVFQDPQLTRDSRPITMARALQGGAPEWRNDCEAVVKERYPPIAEAFHWLAQHAPSRLTGTGACLFATFETQQTAQATAQLAEQYWPTWVARGLNTSPLHAALGYF
- the prmC gene encoding peptide chain release factor N(5)-glutamine methyltransferase translates to MSLDALLKQAAQRLQRAGSSSPRIDAEVLLCHVLGRDRTWLYTWGDKTCSLWEQARFDALVAARAQGTPVAYLTGEREFWGLRLATSPDTLIPRPDTETLVELALGCVSQPTGRMLDLGTGTGAIALAFASEQPDWQVLGVDLRFEAVALATRNAQALGIANAKFLQSDWFAALGNHVEEGERFDIIVSNPPYIAADDPHLGEGDVRFEPRSALVAGASGMADLLHLVSSAQRYLAASGWLLLEHGYSQADKVRGALKDAGYQNVESVRDLGGHERVTLGHL
- the hemA gene encoding glutamyl-tRNA reductase translates to MTLLALGINHRTASVAVREQVAFTPTQLETALAELRDLPQVSEAAVLSTCNRTELYCVTDAAGEQAVLNWLGRFHNLRVDELTRCAYHYLDNDAARHLMRVAVGLDSMVLGEPQILGQLKDAYQQARQSKGLGGELERLFQHTFAVAKQVRTETGIGKNPVSVAYAAVSMASRIFDDFSRSRALLIGAGETIELVARHLHEAGVRQLTVANRTRERAELVAGPLEGTAITLQEIPDALEHADIVISSTASPLPILGKGMVERALKKRRHRPVFMVDIAVPRDIEPEVGELADVFLYTVDDLEEVIQENRRHRQVAADQAESLIEHGVGSWQHERRIRSGGDLIRDYRQHGEALRDLSRDQALERLARGEDPAKVIERLAHQLTNRLLHQPTQAIRDAASEEQHDLLNAAPRLLLPIKPAFETTPAPTVNRQKDDTPA
- a CDS encoding HesA/MoeB/ThiF family protein yields the protein MMDDQALLRYSRQIMLPEVDIEGQERLQSAHAVIIGAGGLGSPAALYLAAAGVGRITIADADHVELSNLQRQIAHQHASIGLNKAHSAQASMQALNPHCHVIALDQHVAGEPLERLVASADVVLDCTDRFSSRYAVNAASQKTGVPLVSGAAIRFTGQLAVFDPRDVTCPCYACLYPPDDSGDEALSCAESGVMAPLVGLIGCFQAVEAFKLLSGAGSAHQGLSTFDGLSGQWRHFQVPRDPACPVCAQRH
- a CDS encoding tetratricopeptide repeat protein; the encoded protein is MLRHSILLPAAASAALLLSGCQSTPSPQDGPLGTWGEDPMHNAPPITRGLDASGLSTLLGAELAGQRGDYRYASQGYLEAAKRYREPALAERATFAARFGDEASLIEASALRWRELDPEAEAPNRLLAAFSLQRGDWLDSLEQRLDIVEAGGHGDITAFAEIAAAEEEAPLRLIAQQLQEHLARPNADQLPHHSDVLLGTALIEATLGDTAPAQRRLDQVEVLDPESAALWLVKARLALEVEDYPTAQRAAQQGLELAPDDVRFILLLAQAEIRLNNISAAEVQTNALLESHGGNEDLRLSLAQLYLEEGHPEPAQRLLQPLIGQPQVPDLAYYLLGAITQAQDDIDNALLYYRQVSEGSEFLPARAAAAQMLIEEDRLLDARAFLRIERMRFDNYFSELVMLEVQLLDEINQPADADALLDREISRTPDDASLLYMRSMRRWEAGNISGMEQDLRQILRTDPNNAEALNALGYTLADLNLPGRLQEAFELIERAYEADPNNPAVLDSMGWVYFRLGEPEEALPWLESAYTQLPDQEVAAHLAEVLKALGRDDEARQLIQQIMQRTNQHPLIDELLERYPELTPPETP
- the lolB gene encoding lipoprotein insertase outer membrane protein LolB: MLTLTSPSRRWPMTRHSSRLWFAGFTLLLLAGCASQAPMDEGGRQAGQWERQQAEVEAFDTWTLVGKAGLRTPEENVSTNLDWNQTPHYFRMLISGPFGGGRNVLEGREGRFSLSNSDGRFEAETPEALMEEQLGWSLPVTAMPNWVRGLPGDPDSDNASSYQLETDELGFPSHLAQDGWEIDYRDWEKVDDLWLPRRMVMHYDDVRITLVVNQWQASE
- a CDS encoding bactofilin family protein translates to MFNKAKNAPPENKAATPIAPDTRSSAMPSTATSSARPSLSVIGGHTQVEGDINSDEDLTVEGRVSGVITCKQHTVTLGVNGYINGDVFAHTLHVSGEVIGNLVVLHRATIHKGAQVSGTIVAPCLVLEDGSVFHGSIDMDPDNEMLKSAFNDATESTTKTAALNSASGANAPKTTADKRAPLSADPAEQETAEVKAND
- a CDS encoding Lrp/AsnC ligand binding domain-containing protein, whose translation is MKPKNRTLDRIDLKILRCLQENARISYVDLAAEVGLSTTPCLERVKRLEKAGIIRGYQAILDPRALKANLLVFVEISLETQSPAVFDEFRRAVEKLPQIQECHLVSGQFDYILKCRIPEMAAYRQLLGDVVLTLPGVKESKSYVVMEEVKESFNLHIPAFEEFEDK